The following nucleotide sequence is from Euleptes europaea isolate rEulEur1 chromosome 3, rEulEur1.hap1, whole genome shotgun sequence.
ttcgaatctgggtttcccagatcctagtctgacactttaaccactacacccccttGGCTCTCATTATGGTCTGCTCTCCCCATCTGTCTACATACAATTAAAAGATTATACCTTATGGCAAAGTTTATGATGATATCATTTATCGTCTTCATCCATCTTTGTTTTAAAGTGAATACGAGACCTTCTCCAGCTGAATTCTTGGGGGACTTGCATAACACTGAAGAtgactgaaaagaaaagaaaaggaacaaataCCATTGATCTTGAAGAAATGGGGACCCAGGGACAGGAGACGAAGAAAGGTAACCTCGTTTTATAGCTTTTCTTTTATCCTATTCTCATATTCAAACTGGACTCCTTCACTAACCCCCACCccaagggttcccaacctccagaaaccagcaggagatctcctgctattaaaactgatctttagccgatagagattagttcacccggagaaaatggccattttggccattggaggctatggcattgaagcccctccctaaatcccaccctcctcaggctccgccccaaaaacctcccaccagtggcgaagagggccctgccaaccctacccacccccgaAGTTCTGATGGACTACTGTACCTTGTCTTGCCTTCTGGATCTAATTAACTCCATGAATCAATCCTTGGCCTACTGATTTCTTCACCCACCCCACTACAATGGCCACAGATCATTTGGGTTTTGCTTCTATCTTCTCTCTATAGCACTAAGTCCTCTGTACTACTTTCTGAAGCCAGAATTCTATCTCACATATATTCAGCATCTGACAACATTAAAGAATTTGAACAtatctttttaatattttcaaATTAAATGTATGTCTTGCTGCTTATTAAGACAGCCCTACATGCTACTAATAACTGTCCTTTTTCTCAACGTTTTAGAGCAGAAGACGTTTACTGTGGAAGAAGCTGTGGAAACGATTGGGTTTGGGAGGTTCCATATCGCGCTTTTCTTGATCATGGGCAGCACTGGAGTAGGTTTTGACTAGGGGATGTAATAATCTGACTCTGAAAATAATCATCATTAGAGTCAGTGTACACACAGTTCAAAGTGTTGCTAGCTCTCTATGGATGACATTATGTATGCTGAGAGCAATGCATGTAGAGAGAGAACTGGCACAAGTCCACTGACCCTATCCACAGCCTATGCATAACCAGTGGCTCATAAGAACAGAGTGTAAACATGTAGGAAAcatttgcactagggttgccaggtccctctttgccactggcaggaggtttttggggtggagcctgaggatggcgaggtttggggaggggagggatttcaatgctatagagtctaattgccaaagcggccattttctccaggtgagatcagttgtaatagcaggggatctccttctagtagctggaggttggcaaccctaatgtgcacACAGACTTGTGATTTTGGGCCTTTGCTAGGTCTCACCTTGTGAAGACTATAGTGATTTTAAAGTTCTTTTATTATCATTCCTGCATGTCACCAAGAAGTCTTATTATGTTTGACTAAGCCAAAGCTCGAATTGTCTCATTGTTATGCAATGCCATTGAAAATTTTTTGACATGAATGTCTTCAGTGAAAACTACATAGGAATGGATTATCTGtactgagggggagagagaagactgTGGACCCAGGAGAAGAGATAGACATTGACTTTATGCTTTGTACATATGCTCACACtcctttaaataaatatttttaacatgCCTTTCTtgaccccatcttttaaatgttaGAACAAACATTCAACCAGGATCAGTTTCCCTTCTTGCTGGCAAAGTTTCAGCAGGAATGGCCTAGATAATTCAGCTTTCCTTTTTCAAAATGTGCTCTTACGTCTGGCAGTTATGCTTCTTCAGAAGGGCTATATGTGAAACTAGAAcccatctatttttttaaaaaaaaaacctcaccacCATCTCTTGGAATATTAAAGTGAGGCTTAGGCACCAATTCATGTTATCAGAACTGGTATAATAGCCTTTGAATGTAGGAGAATTTGAGATTAATTTGCCACAGTGGTTCATCTGCAACTTTggtgaaaggatttttttttctctcagCAAGCACGACAATTGCTTTACGTGTTAATTTTGTAGCTGTGCTAATGAAGGATGTGTGTTAATTCCCGAAGGTGGCAGAGGCCATGGAGATTATGCTTATCGCTGTTGTGGGTCCAGTTATTCGCTGTGAATGGCAGCTTGAAAATTGGCAAGTGGCGTTGGTGACAACAGTAAGTACAGCTTTCACTGTCTGCTTCTGGACTGATACAGCTGGGGAGagaacatcagcacaacttctATTCATTGAAGGGTCCTTGTGAATTTTTGTCCATTAAGctaaaaatgtttgcttttgtaTGATTTATATTTCTCCTAGCTTGATATTCCCCAAAAGATCATTTCTGGCCTAATTCTCACATTATGATGCGACAATATGGTTGCTTCTTTGTAATTTTGCCACATCcattctgtgtagggttgccaacctccacttggtagctggagatctcccgcaattacaactgatctccaggtgacagagatctgttcccttggagaaaatggccactttgccaattggactctgtggcattgaagtccttcccctctccaaaccacaccctcctcaggcttcacccccaaaatctcctggtatttcccagcccaaagctggcaaccctaattctggcaATGATCACTTCATTTTGAACGTAGAAGGTGAGATCGAATATTTACCAAAGCTAGCTATTTTCATTAGGTTTCTTTCACATGGTAAATATCACTTCACAGGCTTCCCAAAACAGGCATTCATGGCAGCCCCATGGCACTTGGGTCCTCGAGCTTTCAGTGTGGGGTAGAGACCTGAACTGTTAGAAACAATCTGCCAAGAGGGAGAAACATGTTAATtgctaaattttatttttctgtacaaCTAAAAGTTCAGTAGACTTCTACTCATCCTAGAAGCAACTTGAGAGTGTTTGTGCTTTGATTATTCATTGTGTAATTAAGTTTAGGGCTATTCCATAGTGTAAAACATTCATACTTGTGTTCCAATCATTTTCAGATGGTCTTTTTTGGCTATATGGTATCCAGTGTAATCTTTGGAGTTTTAGCTGACCGATACGGCCGCTGGAAAGTAAGTGACATTAAAGGGAATACATTAGGTTGCCTTTTGGCCTTGCTCCCATGGGTTTAATGATAACCTGAAATGTTGAAATTTAGCAGATTAAGCTTCTCCTGACATGGAATTAAAGTAAATTAGAGCTCGGCCCCACCTACAACGTTTGAGAACCACTACACTAGAAGCTAGACATTTAGCTTTCCTGTGGCAGCTTGAGCAAATGCTGTCACTGCccacttttgtttttctttgaaggAGCCTCAAATTTAGTGGACACTCGTATACATATGTTAGCTCTTAGCATATTAAACACAGGAAGCCACCTTTtactaagtcagaccattggtctatcaaggtcactattgcctCTACTCTAACTGGCTGTGGAACTCCAGGGTCTCGAGTCAAGGTCTTCCACATCGCCTACAAGCTGACCCTTTTagccggagatgccagggattgaaactgggaccttctccctgcaaagcagatgctctccccccgCTCCACACGCACATGATACATTGCCCTGCAATGATCGTCAAGTTTTTTCATAGCTACTGTGAAATTTCAGGTTTAAAATGGGGACACTAGATATGGATGACAGGagacagctgataggaagaaagtagcttCCTTTGAAGTGTTGGAGGAGgctgttacagataccatggactgccaaaaagcaaatcagtgggttctagatcatatcatgcttgaactgaccctagaagctaaaacgactaaactaaggctatcgtactttggtcacattatgggaagacaagagtcactggaaaagacaatcatgctaggaaaaattaaaggtagcaggaaaagaggaagacccaacaagagatggattgactctataaaggaagccacagccctcagtttgcaagacctgagcaaggctgttaaggataggacgttttggaggacactgattcatagggtcgccatgaatcaagtcggaagcgacttgacagcacttaacacatacacagatATGGATGAACTTTAAGTCAACACCATTCAGTTTTTTTCAGCAACTTgcactgttgtttttttctttggaGTCAGCTTACAGTCTTCTTTTTAACACATTTAATATTCCTTTCCATATCCCTGTTCCAGATTTTATTTATCTCTTTCATCTGGGGAGCATATTTCTCTTTGCTTACGTCGTTCTCTCCTTCATATATCTGGTTTGTTTTCCTCCGGACCATGGTGGGATGTGGCGTGTCGGGTCATGCTCAAGGGTAATGTATTGCAAACACCTTTTCAGTCAAAACATTCTCTGACAATGCTGGGCAGGGTGTATGGCTGGCAGCATGGCTGGCAGAGTGCTTGCAAGCAAGTGGATGGAGGAAGGGCAGGTAGGCAGCATGGGGTGCACAGCAGAAGCCCTGggtcctggcagctgccccacctcggGATATGCTGATGCTAAGCCCGACTTGAACTGGTACAAAACATGGCAGTTTTCCTTCCCAAGACAATGGCATTAGTTCCTCAACATCTACACTGGATCCCTGCTGTCTTCTAGTTACAATGCAACATAATGGCTTTTACCTATGAAGCCCTAAATATTGTAGATCTAATATGCCTAAGGAGATGTATACTTTCTTGTGTCCAATTCCAGTTTCTGAGCTCAGCAAAGGATGCTCTTTTAATGTTGCGCCAGAGGGCAAAGGCTCACAGAGATGTTTTAGGTAGTTACTCCCAGCACATACTGTGGAACTTCTCTCTAAAAAACTTTCCAGACTCAGCATCTTTCCCCAAACCTGAGAGAACCTTGCTAGGTCTTGGTCCAGCTATCTCAAATGGCAACCGTATGCATGTATACACTGTGCTTTCTCAGCCTATTGGATGAATCACATCAGTGGATACTGAtgaccagtattgtctactgagtcTACTGAAGTCAGTCTCTGGAACGTAATGTGAGTCAACCAGAACTACGTATAGAAATCACGTGGTGAGCTGGGTTGAACATTTCGTTGTCTCTTCTTAACCTTCCCACTTTATCCTGTTTTTCTCAGGCTTATAATAAAAACGGAATTCTTGCCTACAAAGTATCGGGGCTATATGCTGCCATTATCACAGGTAAGCCCTGTCTGCTGTTTCAGAATTTCATCTTGAGAAACAGACAAGTCATCCTATTGCctctgtgggttgttttttttttttaatcgttcTTGGGATTCCACCATTTACACCAGGGAACCCCACACGGTACCTTTGGGCGACATGGTGTCTGCCAATGTATTTCCCATTTCCGCTTGCTTCATCCCCCAAAAGCCTCTTCTCTAAGAGAAAGGAGCCAATCATGGCTTTCCTCCAGATAATTGGAGGAGGTGCTTTGGCAGAGCCCAGGGGGCATCATTTTTGGGTATTCAGGGAGCTCCCATTCAGAAATACCAGTGCCCATCATAGGAAGGTGCTTGGCTTGGCACCTTCCACCAGTGTGTATTTGACCCACCTCATTAAAATAGTGCTTTGAATCCTGAGCCAACAATTGTGGATGTGTTttacagcatagtgtagtggttaagagcagtggtttggagcggtggactctgatcttaagaaccgggtttgattccccactcctccacatgagcggcggatgctaatctggtgaactggattggtttccccactcctacacgtgaagccaaccgggtgaccttgggctagtcacagctcacctacagctccacctacctcacagggtgtctgttgtggggaggggaagggaaggtgattgtaagccagtttgagtctcccttaagtggtagagaaagtctgcatataaaaaccaactcttcttcttccccagttttagtgttagttttagcaTGCATTTTGGATTGACTGAAAGACACCTAAGGAGATCGGATGAGATGGGATAGAAATATATAAGTCAAATGAAAAACCTCAATATGTTCCAGAATTGTACAAATACATACTTCAGCCAGGGAAATATCCTTATCTTTGGTGATATGCTTTGCAGCATTAAATGTGTGCACTGCTATGCACTGAAGAAATTTATTTTCCAATAATTGGATACTCCTTGTGTTACGCTCTGGAAGTGATTGGCAGCTGACATTCAACCTTCCATAGCCGAGCAGAAGAACACATTGCTTGCTTTAACGAAATCTGTATTGACAGCCTGTGAGTTGGAAACTGGCACTAACAGTGAAATCTCTTTTCCTAATAATATTTATGCCTCAGCAAAAGCCCAAGGAGGAAAGACATGAATGCTGATGTTGCTAAAACAAATAAGAAGTAGAGAAAATTCATCACCTCCTGTTTTAACCTCTTATTTTCCATTTGACAGGTATTTTGGTTGGCAGGATCCTTGTTAATTATTGGACTGGCATCAGTGGTTAACCCAACCCTTGGATGGCGATGGCTGATAAGAATGGCCTCTCTCCCAGGCATCGTTCTCCTTTTAGCATTTAAGGTTAGAAATAGTTACTACTGAATTAATAATATATTGTACAGTTATTTTAATATAGACTACACTGGTCCTGGTGTAGGTAATCTTCTCAAGTTAAGTAACAAACTATTTCACCGTGAGTCAGATCACACGCACACAATTCTGTCCATTGTAGATATTGGGTTGTATGTTATGACTCCATTCTGCTAACGCTAGAGCTTTCCTTCTGcatcagcagcagaagaagaagagtggtttttatacctcccttttctccaaggagtctcaaagtggcttacaatcaccttcccagcatggtgttgtggttaagagcggtggactctaatctagagaacacggtttgattccccactcctccacaagagcggcagaatctgttgaaccggattggtttccccactcctccacatgaagtcagctgggtgaccttggtctagtcatggttctctctgaactctctcagccccacctacctctcaaggtatcggttgtgggaagaggaggggaaggagattgtaagcctgtttgattctccttaaaaggtagagaaagtcggcatataaaaaccaattcttcttcttccttcccctcctcacgatagacactttgtgaggtaggtggggctaagagagttcggagagaaatgtgactagcccaaggccacccagcaggcttcatgtggaggagtggggaaacaaatacgattcaccagattagcatccgccgctcatgtggaggagtggggaatcaaacccggttctccagattacagtccaccgctcttaaccactacaccatgctggctctcgaaggGTCCTTGCACCAAAGGAAAGCTCCAGCATCAGCTGAATGAAGCCATATGGTACCGGGGAGTGACTGTGGCTCAGcattagaacatctgctttgcatgcagagagtTCTTGGTTCAATGCCCATCatctcacatttaaaaaaatatgtaacaggtgatgtgaaagacctctactgagaccctggtgagctgttTACAGTCAATATTGGCCttggtagaccagtggtctgactcaacgTAAGGCAGCTACATCCTGTAGTCTGAAAAAGTTGTGCCACAATCACAGTAATTGTTACAAATTATTGCAATCACCAGAATTATTTTTGACTGTAGCTGGGATAGCTTAAGTCACACGTTATGTTTTTCCATGCCTGCAAATGACTCACAAGTACTGTGTGAACCACTCAGCAGTATATATTTGCAGGTGTAGTGATGTGATTACTGTAACCTTAAAGGAAGACCTCACTTAGGTTTGTTATTTAAGTATCCATGACAAAACTGGAAAAATGCTGCAGCTCATCCATCTAACTCATTTGTATTTGTAGTTCATCCCTGAATCCGCTCGGTATAATGTTTCTAGTGGAAATGACAAAGCTGCTGTTGCGACTCTGCAGTGGATTGCCAAGATGAACCGTTCTGCTATGCCTGAAGGAAAGTTGGTGGAACCTGTTAATGTAAGACTTGGAATAATATTATTATAGTTGGTGGCTGACCCTAAGATGAAATAAATATTCATTACTAAGTTGCATGATCTGTGGGGATGGTAGTTATCGTATAAGACTAAaggtatttatttagatatttatatcccatttttctccccagtggggacctaaaacAGCTTACAGaatcacaggggaggggctgtggcttactggtagagcaactgcttggcatgcagaaggtcccgggttcaatccccggcatctccagttaaagggagtacgTGATGtgaagtacgtgatgtgaaagacctctgcctgagaccctggagagccgctgctggtctgaatagacaatactgactttgatggaccaagggtctgattcagtataaggcagcttcatgtgttgcctCCTCTTCCACTGTATCCTCACGAGAACCCAGTAAGGTAGGGTGGGCGAAAAGAGAACAATTAGTCTAAGGTgatccagcaaacttccatggctaagtggggatCTGAATCTGCACCTTTCAGATCCTACTGCAACACTCTAAGCATGACACCATGTTGCCTCAAATGACACAATTGGGAGTATTGCCCTGCCAGAAAAAGATGGCAGCCCTGATCATTTTCTATCAATATACCTAGAACCAACATAGGGCACAATCATGACATGACATGACAAAGACAGAGCAGTGTAGCAAAGTTAGAATTTCTGAACACGACTGGagaaaccctggttcaaatccctattcaaccatggaactcactgggtgaccctgagtcccagcctaaccttcctcacagggtggttgtgaggataaaataatggAGAGGATAATCAGGTTGAATACAGCACTCTGTATGAGAGACCAATACAACCCAGTGTAGAACAATTTacaggtattctacctagagggatttctaatttgaaatgTATTATGCATCTTATACgcatgcctgggcttgtataaagttatctatctatatatggtgatgcatttgtatattacttgtgtgtgcattatatgggtttttatttgaccactgatgaaggcctgtaggccAAAACGTGTATGGTGTGTAGTTTAAGTCCATCAACCTTATGAGTTATgagtttggcgaaacgcatgtgttcgatcctggctgaatcctggctgaaacagggaataaaggaggctaaagtgaccaaagtcagcatataaaaaccaactcctcttctgtgAGGCTCCCCATAAGCGCAttcaccatgttgtctgaacagaGGTGATGTATATATTTTGCATGTGTGTACAGCTTTGGTACAAACAAACCAGAACCCTGGAAAGTCCAGTGGTGGGTTCATGCATACTGAAGCCTGATGTGCATGCAAAATTCATGCATTGCCCCTGTTAAAACAAAATGGTGACCATTTGCATCAGGAGGATCCTTGCATAGGTGTTGGGCTCCCAGTATGTGTGAACACAACATTTAAAAATGACTATAGCGTGCCTTCTGTTGTTTGCCCCCAACCCCTGGGATACTGGGAGCCTCCATACATGGAGGTTCCAATTAGCTGGCTTGGTGAATTGTCACTGATGGACCCATCCTTCCATCACCTGCTTGACTTCATTAAAGTATAGTCACAAAATAGTTTCTAAGCAATTGTTTCAAGCAATCATACTGAAGCAATAGCATCTCTAGGTTTCAGTGGTGCATTCCTAACTTTTATCTAtttgtacttttaaaaattatttccagGAAAGAAGAGGTCAATTCAAAGACTTAATGGATCCCAAATACTTACGGACAACTTTGCAGATATGGGTTATATGGTAAATGTGTTTGAGTTGTTCCTTTCAGATGACGATGTGCCTAGGCTAACTAAAATCAATGGAACAAGCCAAGGGAGTCAGTTCAGATGCATTTTAAAGAGCAAAGTCATTGTTCTCAAGATAGTCTATTAGAATGGGAGAAAATTGGTTCTGATGATTGAATTCGCCAGTCTTTTTCATTAAAGGACCTATGCTCTACCAGCTGTCTCTCTATCACAGGTCAAGGACCCAAATGACAGCTGATGATATTATGTGGAAAGCCTATTTCTCTTCCTGTTAACTGGGAAATTACATGTGAATAAAAGATGAACACGCAGCAGATAATGAAGCTGCACAAATATCCCTTGCATACCTCCTGATCCATTGAAATGGCTCTGTTGTACAGCTCTGCAATGCAAACACTGGGTGCCAA
It contains:
- the SVOPL gene encoding putative transporter SVOPL, with the translated sequence MTEKKRKGTNTIDLEEMGTQGQETKKEQKTFTVEEAVETIGFGRFHIALFLIMGSTGVAEAMEIMLIAVVGPVIRCEWQLENWQVALVTTMVFFGYMVSSVIFGVLADRYGRWKILFISFIWGAYFSLLTSFSPSYIWFVFLRTMVGCGVSGHAQGLIIKTEFLPTKYRGYMLPLSQVFWLAGSLLIIGLASVVNPTLGWRWLIRMASLPGIVLLLAFKFIPESARYNVSSGNDKAAVATLQWIAKMNRSAMPEGKLVEPVNERRGQFKDLMDPKYLRTTLQIWVIWLGIAFAYYGVILASAELLEKNLVCATGGGGAEEATVGSDSEEIRSPCLCHLFAPSDYKVMIISTIGEIALNPVNILGINLLGRRLSLTITMGCTALFFLLLNICTSSSGLIGFLFMLRALVSANFNTIYIYTAEVYPTTMRALGLGTSGSLCRIGAMVAPFIAQVLMNASFLGALCLFASVCVVCAISAFTLPIETKGRALQQSK